The following proteins are encoded in a genomic region of Amphiura filiformis chromosome 11, Afil_fr2py, whole genome shotgun sequence:
- the LOC140163785 gene encoding aqualysin-1-like, protein MQVLVVLCAVFAVSLGQLATFKPAAKEGIPGRYVIKLKEDTSVENFIGTADFKSLGIKVRHTYTIIHGLAVEFPSKYIDKLRALPGIDIIYEDAVMRTMQDIASWGLDRIDQRGYPLDNKLSTRMDGTDQKIYVIDTGIRSTHNDFGGRVTYFWDFEPENRGEDCNGHGTHCSGTAAGTTFGIAKNAELYSGRVLACWGSGAWDDLIKALDQLALESGNRIASLSLGGPAYDIVDEAVERLVKAGVVVVIAAGNSNDDACLYTPARAPSKLTDMTEEKEESTSEIDGLNLLIPKPAHPPPDPEKCIHLSKEEQEITVTSEL, encoded by the exons ATGCAGGTTTTGGTAGTTCTATGTGCGGTGTTTGCCGTCTCTTTAGGGCAGTTGGCAACCTTCAAACCAGCTGCTAAGGAAGGGATACCAGGACGATATGTCATCAAGCTTAAG GAAGATACCAGCGTAGAAAATTTCATTGGAACAGCAGATTTCAAAAGCCTTGGAATTAAAGTTCGTCATACTTACACCATAATCCATGGTCTTGCTGtcgaatttccctccaaatataTCGATAAG CTGCGTGCTTTGCCAGGTATTGATATAATATACGAAGATGCTGTAATGCGTACAATGCAGGATATTGCGTCCTGGGGATTAGACAGAATAGACCAGAGAGGATATCCGCTAGATAATAAATTGTCTACCCGCA TGGACGGAACAGATCAGAAGATATATGTGATAGACACCGGTATTCGCTCTACTCACAATGACTTCGGAGGCCGGGTAACCTACTTCTGGGATTTTGAACCTGAG AACCGTGGTGAAGATTGCAATGGTCATGGCACCCATTGCTCTGGGACTGCAGCAGGAACTACGTTCGGTATTGCTAAGAATGCAGAGCTTTACAGTGGACGTGTGTTGGCTTGTTGGGGATCGGGAGCATGGGACGACCTCATCAAAG CACTGGATCAATTAGCTCTGGAGTCCGGCAACAGAATCGCCTCATTATCCCTTGGCGGACCAGCATATGACATCGTCGACGAAGCAGTTGAGAGGTTGGTTAAGGCTGGCGTGGTAGTGGTAATTGCTGCCGGAAACTCCAATGATGATGCTTGTCTTTATACGCCAGCTAGAGCTCCATCA AAAttgacagacatgacagaggaaAAGGAAGAAAGTACATCTGAGATTGATGGACTTAATCTCCTTATTCCCAAGCCTGCTCATCCTCCTCCAGACCCTGAAAAATGTATCCATTTGTCAAAAGAAGAGCAAGAAATCACAGTCACTTCAGAGTTGTGA